In Thunnus maccoyii chromosome 3, fThuMac1.1, whole genome shotgun sequence, the following proteins share a genomic window:
- the slc2a10 gene encoding solute carrier family 2, facilitated glucose transporter member 10 gives MGCSILLLASVVSTLGGLVFGYELGIISGALLQLKAEFRLSCMQQEALVSSLLIGALLASVVGGSFIDRHGRRNSILLSNVLILIGSLVLLISSYPALVVGRITVGFAMCLSSMSCCIFVSEMVTPDRRGFLVTLYEAGITVGILAAYAMNYILSDSKRGWRQMFGLAVVPTLIQLSSIWFLPSSTEDSLSHDCSQAERDLMCTIENQEANDSTVSSSKEHKKVQYNSMYLFQHKDNMRTRTVIGLGLVLFQQFTGQPSLLFYASTIFHSVGFQSNASAVLASVGLGLVKVIATLTSMVFSDRVGRRPLLISGCSVMALCLITIGLLSGHSLMNAKRPCNSEDVVTNRTALPHLNVANLSVFDAPLVENHRLLSNSTQEGDEVLDIVRQKPLEPALGSSPNDHATFVNWIILMCMMAVVSAYSVGFGPMTWLLLSEIFPAAVRGRAFAFTNCFNWAANLLVTFTFLNVIDAIGLSGTFLLYGMAAVAAGVFFYFMLPETKGKTLEEIDKELRLNRFYHSVECCGVVSRRNTSPQYQRVHCQVSTSG, from the exons ATGG GTTGCTCCATCCTCCTGTTGGCCAGTGTGGTGTCCACTCTGGGCGGTCTGGTCTTTGGTTATGAGCTGGGCATCATCTCAGGTGCCTTGTTGCAGCTCAAGGCCGAGTTCAGGCTCTCGTGCATGCAGCAGGAGGCTCTGGTCAGCTCTTTGTTGATTGGAGCCCTGCTGGCCTCTGTGGTGGGCGGCAGCTTCATCGACCGTCATGGCCGCCGAAATTCCATCCTCCTCAGTAATGTCCTGATTTTGATTGGCAGCCTGGTCCTGCTCATCAGCTCCTACCCAGCACTGGTGGTTGGCAGGATCACAGTGGGCTTCGCAATGTGTTTATCCTCCATGTCCTGCTGCATCTTTGTCTCTGAGATGGTCACCCCCGACCGCAGGGGCTTCCTGGTAACACTGTATGAAGCTGGGATCACTGTGGGCATCCTGGCAGCCTATGCCATGAACTACATCCTGTCTGACTCCAAGAGAGGGTGGAGGCAGATGTTTGGATTAGCTGTAGTACCAACACTGATTCAGCTTTCCTCTATATGGTTTCTTCCATCCAGCACTGAGGACTCTTTAAGCCATGACTGCTCTCAGGCCGAAAGAGACCTCATGTGCACCATTGAAAACCAAGAAGCAAATGACTCAACAGTCAGCTCCAGCAAGGAACACAAGAAGGTGCAATACAACAGCATGTACCTTTTCCAGCATAAAGACAACATGAGGACTCGGACTGTCATTGGTCTGGGACTGGTGCTCTTTCAGCAGTTCACAGGCCAGCCAAGTCTTCTCTTCTACGCCTCCACCATCTTTCACTCAGTGGGGTTTCAGAGCAACGCCTCGGCAGTGCTGGCGTCTGTGGGCTTAGGGTTGGTCAAAGTGATCGCTACTCTGACCTCCATGGTGTTTTCAGACAGAGTGGGTAGGAGGCCTTTGCTAATCAGCGGATGCTCCGTCATGGCACTGTGTCTGATAACCATTGGACTTCTCAGTGGACATTCGTTGATGAATGCTAAGAGGCCTTGTAATTCTGAGGATGTTGTCACTAACAGAACAGCTCTCCCTCATTTAAATGTTGCTAATCTGTCAGTTTTTGATGCACCTCTTGTTGAGAACCACAGACTCCTCAGTAACAGCACACAAGAGGGAGATGAAGTTCTTGATATAGTTAGACAGAAGCCACTGGAACCTGCTCTGGGATCATCTCCAAACGACCATGCAACATTTGTGAACTGGATCATTCTCATGTGTATGATGGCTGTTGTGAGCGCATACTCCGTTGGATTTGGACCAA TGACCTGGCTTCTCCTCAGTGAGATatttccagctgctgtcaggGGAAGGGCATTCGCCTTCACCAACTGCTTCAACTGGGCTGCCAACCTTTTGGTCACATTCACTTTCTTGAATGTTATCG ATGCAATTGGTCTGTCAGGGACATTTCTTTTGTATGGGATGGCTGCCGTGGCAGCTGGAGTTTTCTTCTACTTCATGCTACCAGAGACCAAAGGCAAGACTCTGGAGGAGATTGACAAAGAGCTGCGTTTAAACAG GTTTTACCACAGTGTGGAGTGCTGTGGTGTCGTCAGCCGGAGAAACACTTCCCCTCAGTACCAGAGAGTGCACTGTCAGGTTAGCACCTCAGGGTGA